One Gordonia sp. SID5947 genomic region harbors:
- a CDS encoding phosphoribosyl-ATP diphosphatase produces the protein MKTFEELFAELGDKAQNRPAGSGTVAALDSGVHTLGKKIIEEAGEVWLAAEYESDESLGEEISQLIYWLQVMMIKRGLSMEDVYRHL, from the coding sequence GTGAAGACATTCGAGGAGCTGTTCGCCGAGCTGGGCGACAAGGCGCAGAATCGACCCGCCGGTAGCGGGACCGTCGCGGCCCTCGATTCCGGGGTGCACACCCTCGGCAAGAAGATCATCGAAGAGGCCGGCGAGGTCTGGCTGGCCGCCGAGTACGAGTCAGACGAGTCGCTGGGTGAGGAGATCTCCCAGCTGATCTACTGGCTGCAGGTGATGATGATCAAGCGTGGACTGTCGATGGAGGACGTGTACCGCCATCTGTAG